The window CCAGGTGGCGTTCTCGTCGCTCGCGGTCGGGACCGCGCCCGGAACGGCCGAGGGCGGCGACCAGGTCGTGGAGAACATCGCCTCCTCCGTCACCGACGAGAAGCAGCTCGCCGCGATCGACACGGTGTTCGGCGCGATGAAGGACGCCAAGGCCCTGCCGTTCCAGTGGACGTCGGACATGGCGACCTACATGACGCAGCAGATCGCGCTCGCGGTCAACGGCGAGGCCGACCCGAAGGCCCAGCTCGACAAGATCGTCGAGTACGCCAACGCGAACCGCGTGGACCAGTGACCATGAGCGCGAGCACCGGCACCCGGCAGCGAAGGACGACGATGAGGTCCCACCGGTGGTTCACCCCGTGGCTGCTCCTCGCCCCCGCCGTGATCTGGGTGCTGGTGTTCGCGCTGTGGCCGTTCCTCAACACGGTCGTCCTCAGCTTCACGAACGCCCGCCCGCTGCGCACCCCCGAGTTCGTGGGCGGCGCGAACTACGAGCGCATGTTCGGCGACGAGATGTTCTGGAACGCGCTGACGACGTGCCTCATCTATGTGGTCGTGTGCGTGCCGCTGCTCACGATCCTGCCGCTGCTGCTCGCCCTGCTGGTGCAGAAGAAGCTGCCGGGCATCTCGTTCTTCCGCACCACCTTCTACTTCCCCGTGATCGCCTCGGTCGTGGTGGTCGCCCTCATCTGGACCTGGCTGTTCGACAGTCGCGGCATCATCAACCAGACCCTGGAGTTCCTCGGTCTGATCGACAAGCCGATGGCGTTCCTCGTCGACCGCTGGCTGCTGCTGGGCTGCGCCATCCTGCTCACGGTCTGGAAGGGCCTGGGCTACTACATGGTCGTGTACCTCGCGGCGCTGGGGAACGTGGGCAAGGAGCTGCACGAAGCTGCGATGCTCGACGGTGCCGGCTCGTTCCGTCGCTTCCTCTCGGTGACGATCCCGTCCGTGCGCGGCGCCATGCTCCTCATCTCGGTGCTGATCGCGGTGTCGGCCATGCGCGTGTTCGCCGAGCTCGACGTGCTCTCCAAGAGCACCGGCGGCCCCGGCGGCTACGACATGTCGCTCGTGATGCTGATCCGCCAGGTGGGCTCCGGACTCAACGGCAACATCGGCTACGCCTCCGCGATCAGCGTGGCCCTGTTCCTCCTGACGCTCGTGCCCCTGGCCGCGATCGCGTTCATGAACCGCGAGAAGAAGGCGAAGGTCTCCGCATGACCACGCTCACTCCACCGCGCGCCGACGACCGCGCCGACGACGCCCCGGTCCGCCCCGCGCGCGAGCGCATCTTCCGGCACCGCGGCTCCGGCGACTTCAGCAAGCCGACCCTCGGCGGGCTGATCGGCCGCTACGCGCTGCTGCTCCTGGTGCTCTTCCTGGTGATCGGGCCGTTCGTGTGGCAGCTGTCCACGTCGTTCAAGGGTCCGCAGGAGAACATCTACTCGTTCCCGCCGGAGCTGATCCCGCGCGACCCCACCCTGCAGAACTACACGCGCGTCGCCGACATCGTGCCGGTGTACCTGTACGCGTGGCACTCCCTGCTCGTCTCGCTCGGCACGGTGCTGAGCAACGTGATCCTGGCGACCTTCGCGGGCTACGCGCTGGGCTGCATGCGGTTCCGCGGCAAGTGGATCGTGATGGGCATCCTGCTCTCCACCCTGCTGTTCCCCGGCGAGGTGACCGTGACCAGCAACTTCCTCACCATCCGCGCCCTCGGGCTCGCGGACACGCTGTGGGGCGTGTTCCTGCCCGGAGCGATCAGCGCCATGAACGTGCTGCTCGTGGCCACCGCGTGCCGCATGATCCCGAAGGACGTGCTCGACGCGGCGACCGTCGACGGCGCGACCACGTGGCAGCGCATCCGGCACATCGTGTGGCCCAACATCCGCGGCATGGTGTCGGTCGTCGCGATCTTCGCGTTCATCGGCGCGTGGGACGACTACCTGTGGCCGCTGATCGTGCTCTCCGACCCCGCGAAGTACACGCTCACGGTCGGCATGGCGTACCTGAACAGCAGCTTCTCGGTCGACCCGCGCCTGATCGCCGCGGGCACCATGATCGCCCTCGTGCCGATCATCATCATGTTCTCCTTCACGCAGCGGTTCTTCTTCAAGGGCGTGCAGGAGGGTGCGCTGAAGGGGTGACCGCGGCGCCGCTGACCCCGGCCGCCGGTCCGGCCGATCCCCCGTCGTCGCGCCCGCACGCCGGGGTGCTGCCCGGCGACGTGTTCGCGTTCGCTTTCGATCCCGCCCTGGGGCCGCAGCGGCTGGACGTGCCGGGGCTCTCCGACCTCACCGTCACCCCCGAGACCGTGCTGCACTGGGCGTTCTACGCCGACGGGCCGGACGCGACCCTGGCTCCGCACGCGGCGCTCGCGGTGACGGTGGACGTGCGAACGGCGGACGGGACCCGGCTGAGCGACCACACCGCCGTCCGCGACCGCTACGACGTGCCGCTCACGCCCGAGGCGCAGTTCGCCGCCCGCTGGAGCCTCCCGGAGCAGTGGAACGCCGATACGGTCGCGCTCGCCCCTCTGTCGACCGGAGGCGCGGTGCGGGCCACGGTCGAGCTGGTGCTGGGCGCGCCGTCGCTCACGGGCGCGGAGGGTCTGCCCGCCCGCGCGACCGGATTCGTGCAGGTCCGTGTGGAGGAACGCCGACCGGCGGACCCCGACCTGCCGCCGGTCGAGCGCGTCGACACCCGCCGCGGCACGCACTCCGGACCGCGGTTCTCGCGCGGCAACACGATCCCGGCGGTGGCGGTGCCGCACGGCTTCACGTTCGTCACGCCGGCGACCGACGCCGCAGACGCCCGCTGGCCGTACCGCCCGTTCGTGCACGACGATCCGCAGGGCCGCCGCCTGGAGGCCCTGCAGTTCTCGCACCAGCCGAGCCCGTGGATCGGTGATCGCTCGGTGCTGCAGCTCATGCCGTTCCTCGGCCGCGCCCGCTCGGAGCGCGCGGCACGGCGACGGTGGATCGTGCCGGGCAGCGAACGGGCGCGCCCCCACGAGTACGCCGCCGACCTCGGCGACGGACTGCACGTGGCGATGACCGCGACCTCGCACGCGGCGGCGTTCCGGGTGGCCGCCGACGACCCCACGGCCACCGTCGGCTTCGTGATCGATCAGCTCACCGACGACGGGCGCCTGACCTGGACCGACGACGGCGAGTTCGAGGGCTGGATCCCGGAGGGCGCGGAGGACTGGGGCAACGCGCCCCGCTGCTACTTCGCCGGGGCGACGGTCGGCGCGACCGAGGCGCGCGGCCGGCTCGACGACGACGGGCGCGGGCGCGTCGCCGGGCACCTCGACGGGCGCGGCAGCCTGGAGGTCCGCATCGCGGTGTCGTTCCTGTCGATCGCGCAGGCCCGGCGCAGCCTCGCCCAGGAGGCTCCGCCGTCCCGATCCTTCGAGGAGCTGCGCGCCGCCGCAGCCGCCGCGTGGGACCGCCTGCTCGGCCGCGTGACCCTCCCTCCGCTCGACCCGCGGCAGCGGCCGTACCGCGGTCTCGCCGACGAGGAGCATCGCGCCCGGATCGCGGCGGCCCTGCACCGCATGCACCTGTACCCGAACACGGCGAGCGAGAACGCGGGCACCACCACCGCGCCCGACCACCGCTTCGCCGACGTGTTCGCGCCGCGCGCGCCGTTCGGGGAGACCGAGACCAGTGCGCCCGTGGCCGAGGGCGAGCTCGTGGTGAACAACGGCTACTGGGACACCTACCGCACGGAGTGGCCCGCGCTGGCGCTGCTCGACCCCGCCCTGACCGGGCAGCTGCTGGACGGCCAGCTCGCCCAGTTCCGGCGGGGCGAGTGGATGGCGCGGTGGAGCGCCCCGGGGTACGTCGACAGCATGGTGGGCACGTCGAGCGACCAGATCTTCGCCGACGCCGCGCGCTGGGGTGTGGCGTTCGACCGGGAGGCCGCGTTCGAGAGCGGCTGGCGCCACGCGTGCGAGCCGGGGCCGGACGCCCGTCGCGGCCGCAAGGGCATCGGTCGCGGGCGCTTCACCGGGTACATCTCCTCCGACGTGCCGGAGGGCATGAGCTGGAGCATCGAGAACGCCGTGAGCGACGCGGCCCTCGGGCGGTTCGCGCGGCAGCTCGCCGATGACGCCGCCACCGCCACGGACGCCGCCCGCTACCGCGCGTTCGCCCGCTACCTCGCCAACCGCGCCCGGTCGTACCGCACCCTGTTCGATCCCGACTCGGGGTTCTTCCGCGGCCGCGACGCGCACGGGGCGTTCGCGCCCGGCTTCGACCCCCGGGTGTGGGGTGGCGACAACGTGGAGACCAACGCGTGGGGGATGTCGGTCGGCGCGGTGCACGACGGCCCCGCGCTCGCGGCGCTGTACGGCGGCCCGGCCGGGCTCGGCCGCCACCTCGACGCGCTGTTCGCCGAGCCGGAGACCGCCGACGAACGCTTCGGCGGCGCCTACGGCGCGGTCATCCACGAGCAGCGGGAGGCCCGCGCGCTGCGCTCCGGCATGTGCGCGATCTCGAACCAGCCCGCCCACCACATCCCCTTCCTGTATGCGTTCACCGACCGCCCGTGGGCGGGCGCTGCGATCGTGCACGACCTCGCGGGGCGTCTGTTCGCCGGCGCGCACATCGGGCAGGGCTTCCCCGGCGACGAGGACAACGGCGAGATGAGCGCCTGGTGGCTGTGGGCGGCGCTGGGCCTGTATCCGCTCGAGCTCGCCTCCGGGCGGCTGCGCATCGGCTCCCCGCTGTTCGACGACGTCCGCGTCGATCGCGGTGACGGGTCGACGCTGCGGATCCGCGTGCAGCGGAGCGAGCCGGGCGCCCACGTGCTCCGGTCGGCGCTGCTCGACGGCGACCCCCTCCCCACGGCCGACCTGCCCGTGGAACGACTGACCGGCGATGCGGTGCTCGACCTGACCTTCACGCTCGACCCCGCGGAGGCGCTGGAGGCCCCGGGGCCCGACGTCGCCGTCGAGCCGTGGCACCCGGACCTGACCTCGGAGGCGGGCGAGTCGATCGCCTCCCGGGGCCTCGACCACGCGGCGCGACTGTTCGACGACGGCGACCCCGCGGGGACCGACGGCGTGAGCCTGCGGCCGGGCGAGTGGGTGGGGTGGCGCTTCCCCGCGGCGCGCGACATCACCGACGTGAGCGTGACCGCGGTCACCGCGACGCCCGCGTCCGGGTGGCACTGGGAGGTCGAGCGGGCGGACGGCGGGTGGGAGCGGGTGGCCGGGACCCATGCCGAGGCGCTGCGGCCGGATCGCACGACCCCGTTCACCCTGGCCGCACGGACCGTGACCCCGGCGATCCGCCTGTGCGCGGACGCCGAGGTCACGATCCGTCAGCTCGAGCTGTTCGCCCTCGCGCCGGTCACTTCGTCAGTGTGAACGTCACCTCGGTGCTGTTGCCGGCGACGTCGACCACCTGCAGCGTGTTGGCCCCGAGGACGGCACCGAGCACGCCGGGCTTCAGCACGTCGAGGTCGCGGGACTCCCCGTTCTCCAGGTCGGTCGGCACGCCGTTCAGCACGATCCGGTCGATGAGCCCCTCGTCGTGCAGCCGGAAGCTCACCCGCTTGTAGCCGTCGTCCTTCTGCTTGGTGAACTGCGCGCCGCTCTTGAACGTCACGGTGGGCGCGGTCGTGTCGGCCGGAGGCGCCTGGAAGACCGTGGCCTCTCCCTTCAGCGCCTGCGTGATCCCGGACAGGTAGGCGGACTGGTCGGTCGCCGTGAGGTTGTAGGCGACGTAGACGCCGTACCCGTCGGCGACCGTGCGCTGCGCGAAGTCTGCCGCGGTGGCGGCGCTCGTGTTCGACAGGTCGATCGCCGCGGCGCCGAGCCGCGCGCGATCGTCCAGGCCCGGCACGGTCGGGGCGTCGTACGTCGGGTAGTACGGGTTCCAGGCGTGGTCGAGCACCCCGTCGACGTCGAACTGCGTGAAGTCGGTGGTGGTGTACGACGGGCCGATCGCGTAGAGCGTGATGAGCTTGTCGGGGCCGAGCCGGTCGCGCAGCGCGGTCGCCAGCCACCCGAACGACTGGGTATTGGGCTGCGGTGTGCCGTTGGCGCCGTACTCCGTCCACTCGTCGTCGAAGTCGATGCCGTCGAGGCCGTACGTGGTCACCGCGTCCGCGAGCTGCGCGGCGAAGGCGTCGGCGGCGGCGAACGAGGTGAAGTTCGCGAACCCGGCCCCCTGGTGGTTGCCGAGCACGGACAGCAGCACCTTCGTGCCCTGCGCCTGCAGCGGCCGGATCTGGTTCTCCGCATCCTGCAGGGTCTCGGTCACCCGCTCGTTCAGGTGCAGGTACGCCTGCTGGCCGTCGTAGTTGATGTTCGCGGCGAAGATCATCGCGAGATCCACGGCGGGGCGACCCGAATCGGCCAGGGTGTAGTCCGCGACGTTCGCTAAATCGTTCGAGTTGACCTCGACGTAGACCGCCAGCTTCGCCTCGTCGACGGTGGCGTCCGCAGCGGCCGGGCCCGTCGCGGCGACCGCGGTGAGGGCCACCGCAGCGGCGGAGAGGGCGGCCGTGAAGGCGCGCCGATGGCGGTGACTTCTGGATGAGGACGGATACATGGGGGTTCGTCTCCTTCGGCATCGTTGTCGAGCGCGAGCCGCATCGGCGCGACTCGCGGCCGACTATATCGCTTAAGTTCTGCGGGTGAAAGAGTGGACGATCCGCCCTTGGCCTCCGCCGCCGTTCCGCGGGATGCTGGGGGCATGCGTTCGCTCGGCCTGCTGTGGCGGTATCCGGTCATCACCCTCACCGTGCTGGCGTTCGCCCTGGTGGGCGTGCTGCACGCGGTCGATCAGCAGCAGGTCGGGCGCTGGATCGCGACGGTGTACGTCGCCGCGGTCGTGGTGTGGACCCTGATCGGGATGGTGCGCGACGTGCTCCGCGGCCACGTCGGCCTCGACATCCTCGCGGTCGTGGCGATGGTCGCGACGCTCGCCGTCGGCGAGTACATCGCGGCGCTCATCATCGTGCTGATGCTGTCGGGCGGGGAGGCGCTGGAGGACTTCGCCGGCCGCCGCGCCCGCCGCGACCTGTCGGCCCTACTCGACCGGTCGCCACGCATCGCCCACGTGCTGCACGACCCCGGCGACGCGCAGTCGGACGAGGCGCACGACGTGCCGGTCGACGAGGTCGCGGTCGGTGATGTGCTGCTGGTGCGTCCGGCCGAGATCGTGCCGGTCGACGGCACGCTGCTGACGGCCGAGGGCGAGTTCGACGAGTCCTCGCTCACCGGTGAGAGCCTGCCGGTCTCGCGGCACGCGGGCGAGGAGGTGCTGTCCGGCGCGATCAACGGCAGCCGGGCGATCCGCCTCCGCGCCCTGCGCACCGGAGCCGACAGCCAGTACCAGCAGATCGTCGCCCTCGTGCATCAGGCCGAGTCCTCGCACGCGCCCATCGTCCGTCTCGCCGACCGGTTCGCGATCCCCTTCACGGCCGTCGCGCTCGTCCTGGCCGGCACCGCGTGGGCGCTGTCGGGCGATGCGACGCGCTTCGCGGAGGTGCTCGTGCTCGCCACCCCGTGCCCGCTGCTGATCGCGGCACCCGTGGCGTTCCTCGGCGGCCTGTCCCGGGCCGCGAAGTCGGGCGTGATCATGAAGAGCGGGGCCGTGGTCGAGCAGATCGCGCACGTCCGGTCGGCCGCGTTCGACAAGACCGGCACGCTCACGCAGGGCCGCCCGGAGCTGGTCGACGTGCGACCGGCGCCCGGCTTCGACGCGGACGAGGTGCTGCAGCTCGCCGCCTCGGCCGAGCAGTACTCGTCGCACGTGCTGGCCGCGGGCATCCGCACCGCCGCCGAGGCGCGGGGGCTGCCCCTCGAGGCGGCCGCGGAGGCGAGCGAGACCGCGACCAACGGCGTCTCCGCGACGATCCGGGGCCGCACGGTCGTGGTCGGCAAGCCCGCCTACGTCGCGTCGCTGGCGCCCGACACCGTGCGCGCCGAGCTGGGCACGGGCGAGGCGGCCGCCTACGTCGCGGTGGACGGACGCTTCGCCGGAGCGCTCCTGCTCGCCGATGCGGCGCGGCCGGAGGCCGCCGCGGTCGTCTCGTGGCTGCGGCTGCACGAGGTGGAACGGGTCGCGATGCTCACCGGCGACGTGCGGTCGACGGCCGAGTCGGTGGCGCACCAGCTGGGCATCGAGGAGGTCCACGCCGAACTGCTCCCGCCGGAGAAGGTGCGGCTCGCGGCCGAGCTCGAACCCCGGCCCGTGCTGATGGTCGGCGACGGCGTCAACGACGCCCCGGTGCTCGCGGCAGCCGACATCGGCATCGCGATGGGCGCCAAGGGGGCGACCGCGGCGGGCGACGCGGCCGACGTGGTGATCCTCGTCGACTCGCTCGCGAAGGTCGTCGACGCGGTCGCCATCGGCCGGCACACCCTGCGCGTCGCGCTCACGGCGATCTGGATCGGCATCGGGTTGAGCGTCGGGCTCATGGTCGTGGCGATGACGGGCCTGATCCCCGCGGTCGCCGGGGCGCTCGTGCAGGAGCTCGTCGACCTCGCCACGATCCTCTACGCCCTCCGCGCGCTGAGCGGTCCGCCCAGCGGACTGCGCCCCGGTGCCGACGGCACGGGTGCGGACGCGATCCCTGCGGTCGCCGCGACGCCCGCGCCCGGCCGCTGACCGGCGCGCTCACCCCTCCTCCACGACGCCGTCCGACGACGGTCACCGCACCGATGGGGTCTTCGCGCGCGGGCGCCTGCGGAATACCGTGACACCGTGGATGTCCTGGCAGACACTGGAGGCATGCCCGTGAACGACCCGCAGATCTGGACGCTGCTCGGCGTCTTCGCCGCCGTGATGCTCGGCGGGATGACCCTCCTGACGACGCAGCTCAGTCGTGTCATCCGCTCCGAGGTCGGTCGCGTCGAAGGCACCCTCTCCGCCCGCATCGACCGCGTCGAAGGCACCCTCTCGGCCCGCATCGACGGGATCGACGCCCGCCTCGGTCGGATCGAGTCGAAGGTGGAAGACCTCGACAAGGAGCTCACGAACCTCGCCGTGCGGTTCTGGCGCTCGCAGTGACGCCCCGCGCCCGGCTCAGACGCGCACGTCCCCCACGAGGTTCACCCGGATCCCCATCCCGTCGAACATGGCGGCCTTCGCGATGAGGGCCCGGTCCGCGGTCTCGGCGTCGGGCGCATAGACGAGCTGCGCGTGGTTGGCCTTGTGCCGCGCCATGAACTGGTCGCGCGAGATGCCGTGCAGCACCACGTGGGCGATCGGCCACTCCGGGTTGGTGGCGTCCTTGCGGCGGTGCGTCTCCTCCTCCGGCAGCTCGACGACCGAGGCGCGGAAGATGTCGGCCTGCAGCACACCGTCCGCGATGAACACGCGCGACAGCACGACCTCGCCGGGCTTCGAGACGCCGTTGATGGTGGCGCCGCCCGCGGGGAAGAACACGTGGCCCTGGCGCCAGCCCTCCGCGTGCTCCCAGCCGCCGAGGTGCGAGGC of the Microbacterium sufflavum genome contains:
- a CDS encoding carbohydrate ABC transporter permease encodes the protein MRSHRWFTPWLLLAPAVIWVLVFALWPFLNTVVLSFTNARPLRTPEFVGGANYERMFGDEMFWNALTTCLIYVVVCVPLLTILPLLLALLVQKKLPGISFFRTTFYFPVIASVVVVALIWTWLFDSRGIINQTLEFLGLIDKPMAFLVDRWLLLGCAILLTVWKGLGYYMVVYLAALGNVGKELHEAAMLDGAGSFRRFLSVTIPSVRGAMLLISVLIAVSAMRVFAELDVLSKSTGGPGGYDMSLVMLIRQVGSGLNGNIGYASAISVALFLLTLVPLAAIAFMNREKKAKVSA
- a CDS encoding carbohydrate ABC transporter permease, producing the protein MTTLTPPRADDRADDAPVRPARERIFRHRGSGDFSKPTLGGLIGRYALLLLVLFLVIGPFVWQLSTSFKGPQENIYSFPPELIPRDPTLQNYTRVADIVPVYLYAWHSLLVSLGTVLSNVILATFAGYALGCMRFRGKWIVMGILLSTLLFPGEVTVTSNFLTIRALGLADTLWGVFLPGAISAMNVLLVATACRMIPKDVLDAATVDGATTWQRIRHIVWPNIRGMVSVVAIFAFIGAWDDYLWPLIVLSDPAKYTLTVGMAYLNSSFSVDPRLIAAGTMIALVPIIIMFSFTQRFFFKGVQEGALKG
- a CDS encoding GH92 family glycosyl hydrolase, encoding MTAAPLTPAAGPADPPSSRPHAGVLPGDVFAFAFDPALGPQRLDVPGLSDLTVTPETVLHWAFYADGPDATLAPHAALAVTVDVRTADGTRLSDHTAVRDRYDVPLTPEAQFAARWSLPEQWNADTVALAPLSTGGAVRATVELVLGAPSLTGAEGLPARATGFVQVRVEERRPADPDLPPVERVDTRRGTHSGPRFSRGNTIPAVAVPHGFTFVTPATDAADARWPYRPFVHDDPQGRRLEALQFSHQPSPWIGDRSVLQLMPFLGRARSERAARRRWIVPGSERARPHEYAADLGDGLHVAMTATSHAAAFRVAADDPTATVGFVIDQLTDDGRLTWTDDGEFEGWIPEGAEDWGNAPRCYFAGATVGATEARGRLDDDGRGRVAGHLDGRGSLEVRIAVSFLSIAQARRSLAQEAPPSRSFEELRAAAAAAWDRLLGRVTLPPLDPRQRPYRGLADEEHRARIAAALHRMHLYPNTASENAGTTTAPDHRFADVFAPRAPFGETETSAPVAEGELVVNNGYWDTYRTEWPALALLDPALTGQLLDGQLAQFRRGEWMARWSAPGYVDSMVGTSSDQIFADAARWGVAFDREAAFESGWRHACEPGPDARRGRKGIGRGRFTGYISSDVPEGMSWSIENAVSDAALGRFARQLADDAATATDAARYRAFARYLANRARSYRTLFDPDSGFFRGRDAHGAFAPGFDPRVWGGDNVETNAWGMSVGAVHDGPALAALYGGPAGLGRHLDALFAEPETADERFGGAYGAVIHEQREARALRSGMCAISNQPAHHIPFLYAFTDRPWAGAAIVHDLAGRLFAGAHIGQGFPGDEDNGEMSAWWLWAALGLYPLELASGRLRIGSPLFDDVRVDRGDGSTLRIRVQRSEPGAHVLRSALLDGDPLPTADLPVERLTGDAVLDLTFTLDPAEALEAPGPDVAVEPWHPDLTSEAGESIASRGLDHAARLFDDGDPAGTDGVSLRPGEWVGWRFPAARDITDVSVTAVTATPASGWHWEVERADGGWERVAGTHAEALRPDRTTPFTLAARTVTPAIRLCADAEVTIRQLELFALAPVTSSV
- a CDS encoding endo-beta-N-acetylglucosaminidase H, which codes for MYPSSSRSHRHRRAFTAALSAAAVALTAVAATGPAAADATVDEAKLAVYVEVNSNDLANVADYTLADSGRPAVDLAMIFAANINYDGQQAYLHLNERVTETLQDAENQIRPLQAQGTKVLLSVLGNHQGAGFANFTSFAAADAFAAQLADAVTTYGLDGIDFDDEWTEYGANGTPQPNTQSFGWLATALRDRLGPDKLITLYAIGPSYTTTDFTQFDVDGVLDHAWNPYYPTYDAPTVPGLDDRARLGAAAIDLSNTSAATAADFAQRTVADGYGVYVAYNLTATDQSAYLSGITQALKGEATVFQAPPADTTAPTVTFKSGAQFTKQKDDGYKRVSFRLHDEGLIDRIVLNGVPTDLENGESRDLDVLKPGVLGAVLGANTLQVVDVAGNSTEVTFTLTK
- a CDS encoding heavy metal translocating P-type ATPase; the encoded protein is MRSLGLLWRYPVITLTVLAFALVGVLHAVDQQQVGRWIATVYVAAVVVWTLIGMVRDVLRGHVGLDILAVVAMVATLAVGEYIAALIIVLMLSGGEALEDFAGRRARRDLSALLDRSPRIAHVLHDPGDAQSDEAHDVPVDEVAVGDVLLVRPAEIVPVDGTLLTAEGEFDESSLTGESLPVSRHAGEEVLSGAINGSRAIRLRALRTGADSQYQQIVALVHQAESSHAPIVRLADRFAIPFTAVALVLAGTAWALSGDATRFAEVLVLATPCPLLIAAPVAFLGGLSRAAKSGVIMKSGAVVEQIAHVRSAAFDKTGTLTQGRPELVDVRPAPGFDADEVLQLAASAEQYSSHVLAAGIRTAAEARGLPLEAAAEASETATNGVSATIRGRTVVVGKPAYVASLAPDTVRAELGTGEAAAYVAVDGRFAGALLLADAARPEAAAVVSWLRLHEVERVAMLTGDVRSTAESVAHQLGIEEVHAELLPPEKVRLAAELEPRPVLMVGDGVNDAPVLAAADIGIAMGAKGATAAGDAADVVILVDSLAKVVDAVAIGRHTLRVALTAIWIGIGLSVGLMVVAMTGLIPAVAGALVQELVDLATILYALRALSGPPSGLRPGADGTGADAIPAVAATPAPGR